ATTGATTATAGAATAAATGTATATTGTACTAATTCGAAAGATGTTTTGTCTGGGtacaaaattcaaaatataatcaaaagtcttttttctttttttttttttttatttaggaaggacactggccaaggccaacaaaaatccaataaaaaaatatgcccactgaaataccagtcccataaaagggtcaaagcagtggtcaaaaattgatgaataagtgtcttgaaacctccctcttgaaggaattcaagtcataggaaggtggaaatacagaagcaggcaggaagttccagagtttaccagagaaagggatgaatgattgagaatactggttaactcttgcgttagagaggtggacagaataggggtgagagaaagaagaaagtcttgtgcagcgaggccgcggaaggaggggaggcatgcagttagcaagagagaaaaactggcggagacgtctcagaacacctaacttcatagaagctgttttagctagaaatgagatgtgaagtttccagtttggattataagtaaaggacagaccgaggatgttcagtgtagaagagggggacagttgagtgtcattgaagaagaggggatagttgtctggaaggttgtgtcgagttgatagatggaggaattgagtttttgaggcattgaacaataccaagtttgctctgccccaatcagaaattttagaaagatcagaagtcaggcatttaCTTGCGAACACCATTCGCGGTGGGACCCAGACCGAGGCCAAGGCGGGagacaaacaataacaaaacctgACAGGAAAAGACTAACATGAATATTTTAGCGAAAAACAAGTGATGGAGAGTGAGAaatgaggtgagaggaggaacagaaggaggtgacaggaagaaaaagaggtgaTAGTAAGAAGAGATACGAGGAGACAATAATATGAGATAGAGAccagaagagaaacaaaacaagaataataaaacgaagaaaaaaaaataacctggcaagtaagaaaggaaggaagaagagaaagagcaagaaagtgaggagaaaaggggaaaatataacgaaaggaagaaaaaggaaataaaggtgacaaaacataagaagaaaaagaaaaaaagaacgagcgAAATTAACACAgagagagtgactgactgaccaccaccaccaccaccactaccatggCCTCCTCCCGCTCCCTACACGGCCCAAGTTATTTCCCTAACTATTACAGCCTTGAAGATATTCTGGCCACAAATGAAAAGCTACCGTGTAAATTTGAGAAGACAGTGGTTGGCATGGGtgagttagtagtagtagtagtagaagtaatagtagtagtagtagaagtagcagtaatagttgtagtaatggtattagtagtagtagtagtaatagtagtaggagttaTAAATaattcccccttttcctcctctcttcctcctcccccctctcccctctcactctcccctctcccccaggGTACCTCGACTCCTCTGGGCGCAGCAAGGACCTTGAGAAGGGCACCAAGCTGGAGCTACCCCTATGGCTGGCCGCTGCTCTGGGGCCACGACGCAAGCTAGTCACCTGTCACTTGCCCAGGGCTTTTAACGAGAGAtacaggtgagggggagggggtgatggtttaagagagagagagagagagagagagagagagagagagagagagagagacattaagaaaacaatatcattctttcttttttccccatcatttccttctctctctctcacacacatgcgcacacacacacacacacacacacacacacacacacacacacacacacacacacacacacacacactctcattcacccactccctctcactctgccGCCCCTCAGAGAGATCCTACGCGCCGATGCCACCATCGTAGACCTGCAGGGACTAGCACCTTACTTCTACGAGTTTGGCCGTCACCTTTTGCCACTGGTTGGGGCCGAGGGGGTCACGCTGGGCCAACTGCtgactgaggtgtgtgtgttcttgtgcatttaatcttgtttgtctttcttcctttctttctctccttttcctctatcatagtttgtctttcttcctttctttctctccttttcctctatcatattctgtcttctctttcttcttccatgagttttccttctttttcctctgtcattttgtttcctttgttccttcaaCTTGGGTAATTAATTTCACATACTTTCCTCattgtccttctcttttcctgtcatattcagctatttctcttccttccttccctttccctttcttatcttgtgttctcccttcctcttccagcaCCCTTCACTGGCCTCCCTCCCAGACTTTTTCCACACCCTTCATGTACTTCATCATCCTTCCTTATCCTGTCAtgttttatcatctttcctttccttttccttatctctttctactccttcttcctccctgccttttctttttcctgtctcttttttcctttcttatctcgtTCTGGTCTtctctcctccgttttcttctttcttcatcttatatcttttttgtcttcaccctgcctcctttcctctcccagcaccctcatctgcctctttctctttctggtcttctctcctcccttttcttctttcttcatcttatatctttcttgtctttctgcctcctttcctctcccagcaCCCTCAtctgcctgccttcctctcccagcaGCCTCATCTGCCTCTCTTTCCCAGCACACTTCACATTAACCTCTTGCAGTCTTCCTCAgcaccctcacctccccttccttgcaGACACTCAAGCAGAGACTCCGAAGGGTGATGGACTCCTCCCTCCACTGCCTTGAGGATGATGCAGCGGTCCACAAGGCTCGCTTTGACCATCTGGAGCGCACTCTCTTCCACACGGGCAGGCGGATGTACCAGGACCACCAACTCTGGCTGGCTCGTCGCTGCCACATCATCACGTCCATTGCATCCACCGAGCAAAGTGGAAAGCGTAAATTGTCGGAGATCAGCTAGCATccattttctgtcttctttaagttgtttatttttgtctattttggtgttttcggtATTAAATTCTTGTCTTAAATCCTagcttgttttttcctccttccttggtGGTGCTTAGGTTATTCAGTTCTCATCCTCTTAATCTTGGCttgtgcttccttccttccttacatttTAGTGCTTGTTTGAtcatttaatctttcttttcttaattgatccttctgtctttgtgtgtaaTCCTCCTTTGTACCTCTTAAGCATATCgtctaattattttcttctaatcCACAGctaatgttttcttccttccattctggTGCTTAGGAGATCCATTAAGTCTtattctctcctcatttctgTTGTTTAAGCTTCTAATCCTCTTTTCCACcacttcattcttgtttttcacttatttttctttctaatccTCTATTGGAGATTAGTTAACAGGCTTCCATTCATTTCAGTGCTTAGAAAATCTTtaaatcttcttctttcttgtcagTCATTTAGTTTATGCTTGTTAATCTTTAGTTAGTTAGCCGATCCTTCCATCACCATCTTGAATCCTTTAGTCTTTGCTTCTAATTCTTTTGTAGATTaaccttttcatttattctacCCCTTAACCTTCCTGTCTTCTTGAATCCTTTATGCTTATAATCCCCTTTTGAACATAACTAACAGCTTTCCATCCACTCCACCTCATATTCTGTCCCTTAATCCCTGTCTCCCTCATTCCACCTCATACTCTGTCCCTTAATCTCACTGTCTCCCTCATTCCACCACTTATTGTCCCTTAATCCGTCTCCCTCACTCCACTGTATATTGTGTCCCTTAATCCCTATCTCCTATAACTCCACTTCATATTCTGTCCCTTAATCCCTGTCTTCCATCACTCCACATATTCTGTGCCTTAATCCCCGTCTCCCTCACTTACCCTAATCCCACTCGGTTCGGACTAAACCCCCCATGAGCACCTTTTAATGTCGCCTTAGGGaattgaaatataaataaagagttTTTATCAGTATATTGCACTTTGAATCCTCCTGCCAGTCACAGGGAACAAACTATACAGGCTTGGGTAGGGTTGCATCCTCCCTCGGAAATGTTAATCCTACGTAGAAAATGGGAGTATCGAGTTTCTTATGAATTTCACATcgatatatttttatttgtcgttttatttattttctttatttactgaaACCTGTTCACTGCTatggccagtattctgaaaatGAAACACTGTTCTCTCATCACcagttttccaaggccacagagatgcttagccaggttctcaagagtgtttctccagttcataatgtagaaaccttgttaatctgtcactagaaacataaaaactcccttgaaaacccttataaCATCACTATGACTATTTTCCATGGTgagagagatgattagccaggttctcaagagtgtttctactgtcaacaatgcagaaatcttgttaatctgtcactaaaaccataaaaacacccttgaaaacccgtgtcacgtCAACTAAAGCCTCTGGAAAGTAGTAGACagagatgtttcagaatacagtcctatttggtacatcttttcttGACTACTTAATACTTTGAGCCGTGTCTTCTCGTTCTGCTGCCACGTCCAAACATTGTACTGCTCAGGAATTGCAAgatctattcttttcatcttttttttttttttacagattctTTAAAGATTGGATGCTTGACTTTTTAAGAGTTGTGATCAGTTgtatatcacagtgaaagggttaacaacaacaacatttgtgttttgtgttatttaCAGTGCTGCTTTCATTGCattataacataacaaagaacaTGAAGAATGTTTGGCATGTACAGAAGaaatctatgtatatatatatatatatatttttttttatacaatgaATAAAGTGTGTATGGCTTTTAACaaggtgtatgtatgtttgtaagaCAAAGCAAATAACACATGATTTATACATAAAGATTCATTATTTCAATATATACAAAGCAATAaacattttttaatatataacaCACTGCATACATGTCTTATGACGGTGTATGTTTCTttataggacacacacacacacacaaccaaaaataaacaagttaCAAGTAAACATGTTATTTTAATATACGCAAAGCAATAAGCATTTTCAATATACACTGTGCTACCTTATACCAGCGTATGTATGTTtataacacacacgcacacacacacacacattatataagCAACTccccaaaaaatacaaaagttaTACACAAACATTCCCAATATACACCACAGGTAACACAACATTTTCTATACAACTTTCACAAATATACAAGTTGTTCCCAATgactagttttttttatttttttctggaatgacaaaataaataaataaataaataaatgaataaatgaataaataaataaaacacttggcCTTTCAAACCAAAACACCTTGGCTTGTGTTTCCAGTGTTTGCTTGTGTTGCTTGGCCCGATAgactcattaatttttttttactctcggCCATTTATCATTCACCGAGTTTATTTTCAATCTCGGTGAAGGAAACAGTTGGTGTAGTTATGCATTTCATGATCTCAACACCTAACTTCTATTCTTAATTATCCAGCTTTTTCCAAGGATATTTTCATGGTTTTGTAGTTCAGCAAGGGTTAAACAccatgaaaaatgtaaaaagaatgagaaaactgtttatttatttatctcaacCCTTCCTAATGTTTAGTATaagttatcaatttttttttcgagtttttcTGAGGTATTTATATGGTTCTGTAGTTCAACAAGGATTATAAACCATGACATAATGTTAAAGATAAAGAACTTGTCTATTTATCCTAGAGTCTTCATAATAAGTCTTTACTCATGCCTAAGAATACATTGCAAAAATTTACCACTAGCATTTTcaattttctatgtatttttttgccTGTATTACTAATTTCTTGTGTTATTTACTCTGTATCAccatttccttgtattttttagcctgtatcatcattttcttgtttttttttacatagggAATTCATAACACAACATTccctttcatttgtttatcttcagTCTGTTACAGGGCAGCAAAACATCAATGTCTtatatttttcccattttttttagcttgattcaaaattccttcttttactttttatttatgggATTTGTAACTCAACATTCGCCTTCGTTCATTTATCTTTCGCCTGTTTCAATGACGCAAAATTTTAAGGTCTTATAAATTCCATTTCTC
Above is a window of Scylla paramamosain isolate STU-SP2022 chromosome 46, ASM3559412v1, whole genome shotgun sequence DNA encoding:
- the LOC135094695 gene encoding DNA replication complex GINS protein PSF3-like, with translation MASSRSLHGPSYFPNYYSLEDILATNEKLPCKFEKTVVGMGYLDSSGRSKDLEKGTKLELPLWLAAALGPRRKLVTCHLPRAFNERYREILRADATIVDLQGLAPYFYEFGRHLLPLVGAEGVTLGQLLTETLKQRLRRVMDSSLHCLEDDAAVHKARFDHLERTLFHTGRRMYQDHQLWLARRCHIITSIASTEQSGKRKLSEIS